One genomic region from Planctomycetia bacterium encodes:
- the rsgA gene encoding putative ribosome biogenesis GTPase RsgA encodes MTKPRKVRVEFRKNRSVRTRRGDLTRFAADPDRVADEASSERISGKGELTRKRTLVAAAAEDAVGTGSPAAGDWPGRVLHVHGLESFVERPDGTVARCTTRRILRTLTTDQRHPVAAGDLVRVDEAPGGGTIRSIEPRRNELCRDSRGRRHVIVANVDQVLIVGSAAMPGLKPGLIDRLVVAAESAGIRPIICINKADLVPRAALVPLAGVYARMGYPVILCSAASGLGIERVAAELAGRVTAVVGQSGVGKSSLLNAIDPALGLAVAAVSRDNEKGRHTTTTARLLRHRHGGIFVDTPGVRQFQLWQLVPAEVPSAFRDLRPLANLCRFPDCSHTHETDCAVKNAVADGLLDTRRWESCRQLAGGDEAGRDDREDEE; translated from the coding sequence ATGACGAAGCCGCGCAAGGTCCGGGTCGAGTTCCGCAAAAACCGTTCCGTTCGCACCCGCCGTGGCGACCTGACGCGGTTCGCCGCCGATCCGGACCGCGTCGCCGACGAGGCGTCGTCGGAGCGGATCTCGGGCAAGGGGGAACTCACGAGAAAGCGGACCCTGGTCGCCGCGGCAGCGGAGGATGCGGTGGGGACCGGATCCCCCGCCGCCGGCGACTGGCCCGGTCGCGTGCTCCACGTGCACGGCCTGGAGAGCTTCGTCGAGCGACCGGACGGCACGGTGGCGCGGTGCACCACCCGGCGCATCCTCCGCACGCTGACCACCGACCAGCGCCACCCGGTGGCCGCGGGGGACCTCGTGCGCGTGGACGAAGCGCCGGGCGGTGGCACGATCCGGTCGATCGAGCCGCGGCGCAACGAACTGTGCCGCGACAGCCGCGGCCGCAGGCATGTCATCGTGGCAAACGTCGACCAGGTGCTGATCGTCGGCAGTGCCGCCATGCCCGGCCTCAAGCCCGGGCTCATCGACCGGCTCGTCGTCGCGGCCGAGTCCGCCGGCATCCGCCCGATCATCTGCATCAACAAGGCCGACCTCGTCCCTCGCGCGGCGCTCGTGCCGCTGGCCGGCGTCTACGCCCGGATGGGCTACCCGGTCATCCTCTGCTCGGCGGCCAGCGGCCTCGGCATCGAGCGGGTCGCGGCCGAGCTCGCCGGCCGGGTCACGGCCGTGGTCGGCCAGAGCGGGGTCGGCAAGTCGTCGCTGCTCAACGCGATCGACCCGGCGCTCGGCCTCGCCGTGGCCGCGGTCAGCCGCGACAACGAGAAGGGAAGGCACACGACGACCACGGCCCGGCTGCTCCGCCACCGGCATGGCGGGATATTCGTCGACACGCCGGGCGTGCGCCAGTTCCAGCTCTGGCAGCTGGTGCCGGCCGAGGTGCCCAGCGCCTTCCGCGACCTGCGGCCGCTGGCGAACCTGTGCCGGTTCCCCGACTGCAGCCACACGCACGAGACCGACTGCGCCGTCAAGAACGCCGTCGCCGACGGGCTCCTCGACACCCGGCGCTGGGAGAGCTGCCGCCAGCTCGCCGGCGGGGACGAGGCGGGCCGCGACGACAGGGAGGACGAGGAGTGA
- the hflX gene encoding GTPase HflX, with protein MRDRGRGMQSERAVLVGVLTAAPGDTERPLAELGGLAATARAEVVAEITQRRESPDQTTFIGRGKVAEVAAVVARYDADVVIFDNDLSPAQTRNLENALKVKVLDRSEVILDIFAARARTYEAALAVELAQLEYSLPRLKRMWTHLSRLKMGIGMRGPGEKQLEVDRRLVEKRIHDLKQELQGIHARRERQVAARGEHMTVSLVGYTNAGKSTLLNALTGADELAADKLFATLDTRTRRWRLPGWGPVLLSDTVGFIRDLPHRLIASFKATLEETRQADLLLHVADASSPAVDRQIAAVNGVLAELDVQGKDTLLVLNKIDAVPDRVQRQSLLDRHPHALAISARTGEGMAALARAASDCLGRTFRDVDVETDPGNGRLLAWLGRHGEVLARHFAADRVTVHCRIPAALLGRIPHAEAVVTPHLSAAERLADRVPP; from the coding sequence GTGAGGGACCGCGGCCGGGGAATGCAGAGCGAACGCGCCGTGCTCGTTGGCGTGCTGACGGCGGCGCCGGGCGATACCGAGCGGCCGCTCGCCGAACTCGGCGGGCTCGCCGCCACGGCCCGGGCCGAGGTCGTCGCCGAGATCACCCAGCGGCGCGAGAGTCCCGACCAGACCACGTTCATCGGCCGTGGCAAGGTGGCGGAGGTGGCGGCGGTCGTCGCCCGGTACGACGCCGACGTCGTGATCTTTGACAACGACCTGTCCCCGGCCCAGACCCGCAACTTGGAGAATGCCCTCAAGGTCAAGGTGCTCGACCGTTCCGAGGTGATCCTCGACATCTTCGCCGCCCGGGCCCGGACCTACGAGGCGGCGCTGGCCGTGGAGCTGGCCCAGCTCGAGTACTCGCTGCCGCGGCTGAAGCGGATGTGGACGCATCTCTCCCGGCTCAAGATGGGGATCGGGATGCGCGGCCCCGGCGAGAAGCAGTTGGAGGTCGACCGGCGGCTCGTCGAGAAGCGGATCCACGACCTCAAGCAGGAGCTGCAGGGCATCCACGCCCGGCGCGAGCGGCAGGTCGCGGCCCGGGGCGAGCACATGACGGTCTCGCTCGTCGGCTACACGAACGCCGGCAAGAGCACGCTGCTCAACGCGCTCACCGGGGCAGACGAACTCGCCGCCGACAAGCTCTTCGCCACGCTCGACACGCGGACCAGGCGCTGGCGACTTCCCGGCTGGGGGCCCGTGCTCCTCAGCGACACCGTCGGCTTCATTCGCGACCTGCCCCACCGGCTGATCGCGAGCTTCAAGGCGACCCTCGAGGAGACGCGGCAGGCCGACCTGCTGCTGCACGTCGCCGACGCCTCCAGCCCCGCCGTCGACCGGCAGATCGCCGCGGTCAACGGGGTGCTCGCCGAACTCGACGTCCAGGGGAAGGACACGCTGCTGGTCCTCAACAAGATCGACGCCGTTCCCGACCGCGTCCAGCGGCAGTCCCTGCTCGACCGCCATCCGCACGCCCTGGCGATCTCGGCACGGACTGGCGAGGGGATGGCGGCGCTGGCGCGGGCGGCGAGCGATTGCCTCGGTCGCACGTTCCGCGACGTGGACGTCGAGACCGATCCCGGCAACGGTCGCCTGCTCGCCTGGCTCGGTCGCCACGGCGAGGTGCTCGCGCGGCACTTCGCCGCGGACCGGGTGACCGTGCATTGCCGGATTCCGGCCGCGCTCCTCGGTCGCATTCCCCATGCCGAGGCAGTCGTGACGCCCCATCTCAGCGCGGCCGAGCGGCTCGCCGACAGGGTGCCGCCATGA
- the mtdA gene encoding MtdA bifunctional protein, which translates to MPKRVLLQLDCDPQPSSFDAIVAVDAGVDVLLRHGGVTAATVEPLVHGAMFTRGGGELASTAIFIGGSDVAAAEAVADRVRHTFFGPVRVGVLVDPNGANTTASAAVVAVARHVPFSGPAPRCVVLGGTGPVGQRVARLLAGKGARVTVASRSADKAADVVRRIREAVPAAAIDAAAGAVPLAASSPLAAAVAGADVIVAAGAAGSPLLDASGRALAARARLIIDLNAVPPAGIAGIAPGDKARQDGAAVVYGALGVGGLKMKIHKGAIDRIFASTDAYLDAEALLAIGESLHG; encoded by the coding sequence ATGCCGAAGCGCGTTCTCCTCCAGCTCGACTGCGATCCGCAGCCGTCGAGCTTCGATGCCATCGTCGCCGTCGATGCCGGCGTGGACGTCCTCCTGCGCCACGGCGGCGTGACGGCGGCCACGGTCGAGCCGCTCGTCCACGGGGCGATGTTCACCCGCGGCGGCGGCGAACTGGCGAGCACGGCGATCTTCATCGGCGGCTCCGACGTTGCCGCGGCGGAGGCGGTCGCCGACCGGGTGCGACACACGTTCTTCGGCCCGGTTCGCGTCGGCGTCCTCGTCGACCCCAACGGTGCCAATACCACCGCCAGTGCGGCGGTCGTGGCCGTCGCCCGCCACGTCCCTTTCAGCGGCCCGGCGCCGCGCTGCGTCGTGCTCGGCGGCACCGGCCCGGTGGGGCAGCGGGTCGCGCGGCTCCTCGCCGGCAAGGGGGCGCGGGTCACGGTCGCCTCGCGATCGGCCGACAAGGCCGCGGATGTCGTGCGCCGGATCCGGGAAGCGGTTCCCGCCGCGGCCATCGACGCGGCAGCCGGCGCCGTTCCCCTCGCAGCCTCGTCTCCCCTTGCCGCCGCCGTCGCCGGGGCCGATGTGATCGTCGCCGCCGGCGCTGCGGGGAGCCCGCTGCTCGACGCCTCCGGCCGGGCGCTGGCGGCGCGGGCCCGCCTGATCATCGACCTCAACGCCGTGCCGCCGGCCGGTATCGCCGGCATCGCCCCCGGCGACAAGGCCCGGCAGGATGGCGCCGCCGTCGTGTACGGCGCGCTCGGCGTCGGCGGCCTGAAGATGAAGATCCACAAGGGGGCGATCGACCGGATCTTCGCCTCCACCGACGCCTATCTCGACGCCGAAGCGTTGCTCGCCATCGGCGAATCGCTGCACGGCTGA
- the fae gene encoding formaldehyde-activating enzyme gives MSMFIGEALAGDGNEIAHIDLLIGSKDGPVGVAFANALARQSEGHSNLLAVLTPNLAVKPATVMITKVTIKGAKQAVQMFGPAQAAVAKAVADSVASGVIPKAEAENLVIVCGVFIHWLAEDDKKIYEYNYTATVDAIANAMKGKPTADEMLAGKDKAAHPFRGF, from the coding sequence ATGTCGATGTTCATTGGCGAAGCGCTGGCTGGCGATGGAAACGAGATTGCCCACATCGACCTGCTCATCGGCAGCAAGGACGGCCCGGTCGGGGTCGCCTTCGCCAACGCCCTGGCCCGGCAGAGCGAGGGGCACTCGAACCTCCTCGCCGTGCTCACCCCGAACCTGGCCGTCAAGCCGGCGACGGTGATGATCACCAAGGTGACGATCAAGGGAGCGAAGCAGGCCGTGCAGATGTTCGGCCCGGCGCAGGCCGCCGTCGCCAAGGCCGTGGCCGACAGCGTCGCCAGCGGCGTGATCCCCAAGGCCGAGGCGGAGAACCTCGTCATCGTCTGCGGCGTGTTCATCCACTGGCTGGCCGAGGACGACAAGAAGATCTACGAGTACAACTACACGGCCACCGTCGACGCGATCGCCAACGCGATGAAGGGCAAGCCGACCGCCGACGAGATGCTCGCCGGCAAGGACAAGGCCGCCCATCCGTTCCGCGGCTTCTGA